A region of Symbiobacterium terraclitae DNA encodes the following proteins:
- a CDS encoding ABC transporter ATP-binding protein: protein MSIPVRRYWRLLRRYLRPERARVTWLALLLVLSIALQLMNPQILRRFLDLAAGEVSGGLSLTALALLFIAIAFGAQLVNILARYLSESVSWRATNALRADLAEHCLRLDLSFHKNRTPGEMVERIDGDVTSLSEFFSQLFIGVVANLALMAGILVLLYREDWRAGLAMTAYVLFTLWLLGTIRRISVPHVTRQRQAAAEFYGFLGEVLAGTEAIRASGARSHMLRRHLQMVQDFYRHNLRASMMFGLMWGSSIFTFALGAALSLGVGAWLHARGAATVGTVYLLFHYTELIRRPIDQLRAHLQELQRAGAAVERVEELFALRSRVPDGPGRPLPAGPLSVQLEGVSFAYEPGAPVLKGVDLHLRPGEVLGLLGRTGSGKSTLARLLLRFYDPDEGAVRLGGVDLREAKVAEVRRRVAFVTQDVQLFAGTVRDNLTFFDPGVSDERLREVLEELGLGLWLRSLPRGLDTPLESGGGGLSAGEAQLLALARVFLADPGLVILDEASSRLDPATEALVERAVDRLLEGRTAVIIAHRLATVDRADTIVILEDGQIVERGMRAGLAADPESRFARLLRTGVEEVLV from the coding sequence ATGAGCATACCGGTTCGCCGGTACTGGAGGCTGTTGCGGCGGTACCTGAGGCCCGAGCGGGCGCGGGTGACCTGGCTCGCCCTGCTGCTGGTGCTCAGCATCGCACTCCAGTTGATGAACCCGCAGATCCTGCGGCGCTTCCTCGACCTGGCCGCCGGCGAGGTGTCGGGCGGCCTCTCGCTGACGGCGCTCGCGCTGCTCTTCATCGCCATCGCCTTCGGGGCGCAGTTGGTGAACATCCTGGCCCGGTACCTGAGCGAGTCGGTCTCCTGGCGGGCCACCAACGCGCTGCGGGCCGACCTGGCCGAGCACTGCCTGCGGCTGGACCTGAGCTTCCACAAGAACCGCACGCCGGGAGAGATGGTGGAGCGCATCGACGGCGACGTCACCTCGCTGTCCGAGTTCTTCTCGCAGCTGTTCATCGGCGTGGTCGCCAACCTGGCGCTGATGGCCGGCATCCTGGTGCTGCTCTACCGGGAGGACTGGCGGGCCGGGCTGGCGATGACGGCTTACGTGCTCTTCACCCTCTGGCTTCTGGGCACGATCCGCAGGATCTCGGTGCCGCATGTGACCCGGCAGCGGCAGGCGGCCGCCGAGTTCTACGGCTTCCTGGGCGAGGTGCTGGCCGGCACGGAGGCGATCCGCGCCAGCGGGGCCCGGAGCCACATGCTCCGCCGCCACTTGCAGATGGTCCAGGACTTCTACCGGCACAACCTGCGGGCCAGCATGATGTTCGGCCTCATGTGGGGCTCGTCGATCTTCACCTTCGCCCTCGGCGCGGCGCTCTCCCTGGGGGTGGGGGCCTGGCTCCACGCCCGCGGCGCCGCCACCGTCGGGACGGTCTACCTGCTCTTCCACTACACCGAACTCATCCGGCGTCCCATCGACCAGCTCCGGGCCCACCTGCAGGAGCTGCAGCGGGCGGGTGCGGCCGTCGAGCGGGTGGAGGAGCTGTTCGCCCTGCGGTCGCGGGTGCCCGACGGGCCGGGGCGGCCGCTGCCGGCCGGACCGCTCTCCGTGCAGCTGGAGGGCGTCTCCTTTGCCTACGAGCCCGGGGCGCCTGTCCTGAAGGGCGTCGACCTGCACCTGCGCCCGGGGGAGGTGCTGGGGCTGCTTGGACGCACCGGGAGTGGCAAGTCCACCCTCGCCCGGCTGCTGCTGCGCTTCTACGACCCGGACGAGGGCGCCGTGCGACTGGGCGGCGTCGACCTGCGCGAGGCGAAGGTGGCGGAGGTGCGGAGGCGGGTCGCGTTCGTGACGCAGGACGTGCAGCTGTTCGCCGGCACCGTGCGGGACAACCTCACGTTCTTCGACCCGGGCGTCAGCGACGAGCGGCTGCGGGAGGTGCTGGAGGAGCTCGGCCTCGGCCTCTGGCTGCGGTCCCTGCCCCGCGGGCTGGATACCCCCCTCGAGTCCGGCGGCGGCGGTCTGTCGGCCGGGGAGGCACAGCTCCTGGCGCTGGCCCGGGTCTTCCTGGCCGACCCCGGCCTGGTGATCCTGGACGAGGCGTCGTCACGGCTGGACCCGGCCACCGAGGCGCTGGTGGAGCGCGCGGTGGACCGGCTGCTGGAGGGCCGCACCGCCGTCATCATCGCCCACCGGCTGGCCACCGTCGACCGGGCGGATACGATCGTGATCCTCGAGGACGGGCAGATCGTGGAGCGGGGGATGCGGGCGGGCCTCGCCGCGGACCCGGAGTCGCGCTTTGCCCGGCTGCTGCGCACCGGCGTGGAGGAGGTGCTGGTCTGA
- a CDS encoding ABC transporter permease, whose product MAAASDQLPAVPGEAVDRRRSLGWALRQLWRRKLALAGVLIVLVVVACALLAPVLAPHDPTDQQVALRLLPPFWMEGAHPEYPLGTDHLGRDILSRLIYGSRVSLVVGFSAVVIAGGIGTLAGLAAGHFGGLLDDVVGRLGDVQLAFPFTLLAIVVMAVLGSGMGKTIAVLGITGWVLYYRVLRAEVLSLREREFILASRALGNPEWRTLSRHLFPNVAGTLVVLATLEVPRVIITESALTFLGLGIQPPTVTWGGMLADARNYITTHWWVATFPGLALQLTVLGLNLTGDFLRELLDPRLNV is encoded by the coding sequence GTGGCAGCAGCCAGTGACCAGTTGCCCGCCGTACCCGGCGAGGCGGTGGACCGGCGCCGATCACTGGGGTGGGCCCTCCGGCAGCTGTGGCGCCGCAAGCTGGCCCTCGCGGGCGTGCTGATCGTGCTCGTGGTGGTCGCATGTGCGCTCCTTGCCCCAGTCCTTGCCCCCCACGATCCCACGGACCAACAGGTGGCACTCAGGCTGCTGCCGCCCTTCTGGATGGAGGGTGCACATCCTGAGTACCCCCTCGGCACCGACCACCTCGGCCGGGACATCCTCAGCCGCCTGATCTACGGCTCCCGCGTGTCACTCGTGGTGGGCTTCTCCGCCGTCGTGATCGCCGGCGGCATCGGCACCCTGGCCGGGCTGGCGGCCGGCCACTTCGGCGGGCTGCTGGACGACGTGGTGGGGCGCCTTGGCGACGTCCAGCTGGCCTTTCCCTTCACGCTCCTGGCCATCGTGGTGATGGCCGTCCTCGGCTCTGGGATGGGCAAGACCATCGCCGTTCTCGGCATCACGGGATGGGTCCTGTACTACCGGGTGCTGCGGGCCGAGGTGCTCTCTCTGCGGGAGCGGGAGTTCATCCTCGCCTCCCGCGCCCTGGGCAACCCCGAGTGGCGGACCCTGTCACGGCACCTCTTCCCGAACGTGGCCGGAACGCTGGTTGTGCTGGCCACCCTGGAGGTCCCCCGGGTGATCATCACCGAGTCGGCCCTCACCTTCCTGGGCCTGGGCATCCAGCCGCCCACCGTCACCTGGGGCGGCATGCTCGCCGACGCCCGCAATTACATCACCACCCATTGGTGGGTGGCCACGTTCCCGGGGCTGGCGCTGCAGCTGACGGTCCTGGGGCTCAACCTGACGGGCGACTTCCTCCGGGAGCTGCTGGACCCGCGGCTGAACGTATGA
- a CDS encoding ABC transporter ATP-binding protein — MSTWRFVWGLVTYRPWLYLTSIVLFTAVYASPVLPGLLTQAFFDRLTGSAQAGLEPWSIIALLVAVALGRIAVISVGFVTSATGREYVSALLRRNLLERILELPGAAALPEAPGEALNRLRDDVLQAEETTDFLLDVVGQTTFAVVALRMLLAIDARMTVLVFLPLAAVLVITRAVGNRILQNRRRSREATARVTGLIAELFAAVQAVQVAGAEARVVGHFRRLSEERRQAMVADRLLTQVLESAGQNLSALGTGLILLLGVRTMAAGQFTVGDFALFVYYLGYAADFTQFTGRWLAMYRQTGVAKERLLALLQGAPPGRLLRRCAIRLRGPVEVPPEPAPPAAGPLEELRVEGLTCRYADGGRGIEGVSLTVPRGSFTVIAGRVGSGKSTLLRAIMGLLPAQAGTIYWNGEPVADPASFMVPPRCAATPQVPVLFSGTLEENIRMGLDASAAEVAAAVYDAVLERDLAGMEEGLQTRVGTRGVRLSGGQVQRTAAARMFLRRPELLIMDDLSSALDVETEQALWERLFRREDVTCLVVSHREAALRRADQIILLKDGRVVDRGRLDELLERSEEMRALYLAGAQGAVH, encoded by the coding sequence ATGTCCACCTGGCGGTTCGTCTGGGGGCTGGTGACCTACCGGCCGTGGCTGTACCTGACCAGCATCGTCCTCTTCACCGCCGTCTACGCCTCGCCCGTGCTGCCGGGCCTGCTGACCCAGGCCTTCTTCGACCGGCTGACCGGTTCGGCGCAGGCGGGCCTTGAGCCGTGGTCGATCATCGCCCTGCTGGTGGCCGTGGCGCTCGGTCGCATCGCCGTGATCTCCGTGGGATTCGTCACCTCGGCGACGGGGCGGGAGTACGTGTCCGCGCTGCTCCGCCGCAACCTGCTGGAGCGCATTCTGGAGCTGCCCGGGGCCGCGGCCCTGCCCGAGGCGCCGGGCGAGGCGCTGAACCGGCTGCGGGACGACGTGCTGCAGGCGGAGGAGACCACCGACTTCCTGCTGGACGTCGTCGGCCAGACGACCTTCGCCGTGGTGGCGCTGCGCATGCTGCTGGCCATTGACGCCCGCATGACGGTGCTCGTCTTCCTGCCGCTGGCCGCGGTGCTGGTGATCACCCGGGCCGTCGGCAACCGCATCCTCCAGAACCGCCGCCGCAGCCGCGAGGCCACCGCACGGGTCACCGGCCTGATCGCCGAGCTGTTCGCCGCGGTGCAGGCGGTGCAGGTGGCGGGTGCCGAGGCGCGGGTGGTCGGCCACTTCCGCCGCCTGAGCGAAGAGCGGAGACAGGCGATGGTGGCCGACCGGTTGCTCACGCAGGTGCTCGAGTCGGCGGGCCAGAACCTGTCAGCACTCGGGACCGGGCTGATCCTGCTGCTCGGCGTCCGCACCATGGCCGCCGGCCAGTTCACCGTGGGCGACTTCGCCCTGTTCGTCTACTACCTGGGCTATGCGGCCGACTTCACCCAGTTCACCGGGAGATGGCTGGCCATGTACCGGCAGACCGGCGTGGCCAAGGAGCGGCTGCTCGCCCTGCTGCAGGGGGCGCCGCCCGGACGGCTCCTGCGGCGGTGTGCGATAAGGCTGCGCGGCCCGGTGGAGGTACCGCCGGAGCCGGCGCCGCCGGCTGCCGGGCCGCTGGAGGAGCTCCGGGTGGAGGGGCTCACCTGCCGGTACGCCGACGGGGGCCGCGGGATCGAGGGGGTGAGCCTCACGGTGCCGCGCGGCAGCTTCACGGTGATCGCCGGCCGGGTCGGCTCGGGCAAGTCGACCCTGCTCAGGGCGATCATGGGCCTGCTGCCGGCGCAGGCGGGCACGATCTACTGGAACGGCGAGCCCGTGGCCGATCCGGCGTCCTTCATGGTGCCACCCCGGTGCGCCGCGACCCCGCAGGTGCCCGTGCTGTTCAGCGGCACGCTGGAGGAGAACATCCGCATGGGCCTGGACGCCTCCGCGGCGGAGGTGGCTGCGGCCGTCTACGACGCCGTGCTGGAGCGGGACCTGGCCGGGATGGAGGAGGGGCTGCAGACCCGCGTGGGGACCCGGGGCGTGCGGCTCTCGGGCGGGCAGGTCCAGCGCACCGCTGCCGCCCGCATGTTCCTGCGCCGGCCGGAGCTGCTCATCATGGACGACCTCTCCAGCGCCCTCGACGTGGAGACCGAGCAGGCCCTCTGGGAGCGGCTCTTCCGGCGGGAGGACGTCACCTGCCTGGTGGTGAGCCACCGGGAGGCGGCGCTGCGGCGGGCCGACCAGATCATCCTCCTGAAGGACGGGCGGGTGGTCGACCGGGGGCGCCTGGACGAGCTCTTGGAGCGGTCGGAGGAGATGCGGGCGCTCTACCTTGCGGGCGCTCAGGGCGCCGTGCACTGA
- a CDS encoding diaminopimelate dehydrogenase: protein MEKLRVAVVGYGNVGRYAVEAVQTAPDMELAGVVRRRVLGAVPPELTSVKVVTDVGELEGVRGALLCVPTRSVPAQAEALLKRGIHTVDSYDIHGELADLRRRLDPVAREHGAVAVISAGWDPGTDSMLRGMLEFMAPRGVTYTNFGPGMSMGHSVAVKAIPGVKDALSLTIPAGMGTHKRAVYVELEPGADFAAVEQAIKRDPYFVKDETRVTQVEDVSQLIDMGHGVVMERKGVSGATHNQLFRFEMRINNPALTAQVMVAALRAAARQRPGCYTMIEIPVVDYLPGDRDEWVRRLV, encoded by the coding sequence ATGGAGAAGCTGCGTGTGGCCGTTGTCGGATACGGGAACGTGGGGCGCTACGCCGTTGAGGCGGTGCAGACCGCGCCCGATATGGAACTGGCCGGGGTGGTGCGCCGCCGGGTGCTCGGGGCCGTGCCGCCCGAGCTTACGAGCGTGAAGGTGGTTACGGATGTCGGCGAGCTGGAGGGGGTCCGGGGCGCCCTGCTGTGCGTACCCACCCGGTCCGTGCCCGCCCAGGCAGAGGCCCTGCTGAAGCGGGGCATCCACACCGTGGACAGTTACGACATCCACGGCGAGCTGGCCGACCTGCGCCGCCGGCTGGACCCGGTGGCCCGGGAACACGGTGCCGTCGCCGTGATCTCCGCGGGCTGGGACCCCGGCACCGACTCCATGCTGCGGGGGATGCTGGAGTTCATGGCCCCGCGGGGCGTCACCTACACCAACTTCGGCCCGGGCATGTCGATGGGCCACTCGGTGGCGGTGAAGGCGATCCCGGGCGTGAAGGACGCCCTGTCGCTGACGATCCCCGCCGGCATGGGCACCCACAAGCGGGCGGTCTACGTGGAGCTGGAGCCGGGCGCCGACTTCGCCGCGGTGGAGCAGGCGATCAAGCGCGACCCCTACTTCGTCAAGGACGAGACCCGCGTGACCCAGGTGGAGGACGTGAGCCAGCTCATCGACATGGGCCACGGCGTGGTGATGGAGCGCAAGGGCGTCTCGGGCGCCACTCACAACCAGCTGTTCCGGTTCGAGATGCGCATCAACAACCCGGCCCTGACGGCGCAGGTGATGGTAGCCGCGCTGCGGGCCGCGGCCCGGCAGCGGCCGGGGTGCTACACGATGATCGAGATCCCGGTGGTCGACTACCTGCCGGGCGACCGGGACGAGTGGGTGCGCAGGCTGGTATAG